The following proteins are encoded in a genomic region of Lachnospiraceae bacterium KM106-2:
- a CDS encoding sugar ABC transporter sugar-binding protein produces the protein MNQRREKHGLEIVLICFVLLMVFITIISMFVYRTTITDATLGEAGNSYHYDKHYVFIAEDDTNPLWNSVYNDLKSKAKKYHSFVEYFGKNLSIHYSVSDQILIATKAKVDGIFVVGDASKKTKQAINKAVQEKIPVITVFNDSPMSKRKCFVGVNGYQLGKQYGMKMRELMKGKTQNVYVMMSSNDGDTSKDSVYLGIKDYIEKHGLADQIKLHGVTVKSKSEFTSDEIIRDLVLDDHKKPDVLICLNSIDTSCAYQAVVDYNKVGVVKILGTYDSDLILTGIKKKIIDGTITMDVSEMGSLCIQSMKEYEKTGYVSEYTPVDTKLIDLDDLANYRKRR, from the coding sequence ATGAATCAAAGAAGAGAGAAACATGGACTTGAGATCGTCCTGATCTGTTTCGTACTACTTATGGTCTTTATTACGATCATCAGCATGTTTGTATATCGAACGACCATTACGGATGCGACGCTTGGAGAAGCAGGTAATTCCTATCACTATGACAAACATTATGTCTTTATTGCGGAAGATGATACGAATCCATTATGGAATTCCGTCTATAACGATCTAAAGAGTAAAGCGAAAAAATATCATTCCTTCGTTGAATACTTTGGAAAGAATCTATCGATTCATTATTCCGTTTCAGATCAGATATTGATCGCAACTAAGGCGAAAGTTGATGGAATCTTTGTTGTAGGCGATGCTTCTAAGAAGACAAAGCAGGCTATTAATAAAGCGGTGCAAGAAAAGATTCCTGTGATCACCGTGTTTAACGATAGTCCGATGAGCAAACGAAAATGTTTTGTCGGGGTCAACGGTTATCAATTGGGAAAACAATATGGGATGAAGATGAGAGAACTTATGAAAGGAAAAACGCAGAATGTATATGTGATGATGAGTTCAAACGATGGAGACACCTCCAAAGATTCTGTGTATTTAGGGATTAAAGATTACATAGAAAAGCACGGGTTAGCAGATCAGATCAAACTTCATGGAGTGACTGTGAAAAGTAAAAGTGAGTTTACTTCTGATGAGATCATCCGGGATCTTGTACTGGATGATCATAAGAAACCAGATGTATTGATCTGCTTAAATAGTATAGATACTAGCTGTGCTTACCAAGCGGTAGTCGATTACAATAAAGTTGGGGTAGTAAAGATTCTTGGAACTTATGATTCGGACTTAATCTTAACTGGTATTAAAAAGAAGATCATCGATGGAACAATTACAATGGATGTGTCAGAGATGGGATCGTTATGTATCCAGTCAATGAAGGAATATGAGAAGACTGGCTATGTCAGTGAGTATACTCCGGTTGATACGAAGTTAATAGATCTAGATGATTTAGCAAATTATCGTAAGCGGAGGTGA
- a CDS encoding DNA-binding response regulator, AraC family has protein sequence MYKVMLADDEGIVIDSLNFMINKNFKDQCEVRSAKTGRSVIELAENFRPDIAFMDIQMPGINGIEAMKEIRKYSPTTIFIVLSAYDKFDYAREAISLGVMQYLHKPISQKTFVTVLQTAMDQIDEKREKRSDDLKVKEKLEIVVPVMESGFVSAILLQGDCTGDAIQYKTLLGIEQEYGLMFILEYGEENEKGNLTNPVGTSFKVQSSYMAIREMIKEYFSAIVGPMLTNKIPCFLPEEMSDEDYENRSQIIEQARELIHKLKYQFDLKFRIGIGSRQPLKEIYTSYQDALNALHNSERTVAHCRDLPIFCGYEEDYPKDLEKDLFDQVKEGKEENAKDTAFEFFHWMEQKFSDYELDVKLKALEFVLLAEHIAYESGGMTYHFRDRKDYLPDLLQMTDLNQLRQWFANKIGIAARNVKSKKHEYSNSVVEQAKRYIQNNYRKDLSLESVSRKVDMSSYYFSKLFKDVAGMNFIEYVTKIRMEAAKKLLKDDTVSVKEVCLKCGYGDPNYFSRIFKKYVGITPSEFRGDARESVKEG, from the coding sequence ATGTATAAAGTCATGTTAGCAGATGATGAAGGAATCGTAATTGATTCTCTGAATTTTATGATCAATAAGAATTTTAAAGATCAGTGTGAAGTAAGATCCGCAAAGACAGGAAGAAGTGTAATTGAGTTAGCAGAAAACTTTCGTCCTGATATTGCGTTTATGGATATCCAAATGCCTGGTATCAATGGAATCGAGGCAATGAAAGAAATTCGTAAATACAGTCCTACAACCATTTTCATTGTGTTATCCGCTTACGATAAATTCGATTATGCGAGAGAGGCCATCAGCCTTGGCGTCATGCAGTATCTACATAAGCCCATTAGTCAGAAGACCTTTGTAACGGTGCTGCAAACCGCTATGGATCAAATTGATGAAAAACGAGAGAAGCGAAGCGATGATCTGAAAGTAAAGGAAAAGCTAGAGATTGTTGTGCCGGTCATGGAGAGTGGATTTGTATCAGCAATCTTATTACAGGGAGATTGCACCGGTGATGCTATACAGTATAAGACGTTACTTGGTATTGAGCAGGAATATGGTCTTATGTTTATATTAGAGTATGGAGAAGAAAACGAAAAAGGTAACCTCACGAATCCGGTGGGAACAAGTTTTAAGGTGCAATCTTCTTATATGGCTATCCGTGAGATGATCAAAGAATATTTTTCTGCCATTGTAGGCCCTATGTTAACAAATAAAATCCCATGTTTTCTTCCTGAAGAAATGAGCGATGAAGATTACGAGAATCGTAGTCAGATCATTGAGCAAGCAAGAGAGTTGATCCATAAATTAAAATATCAATTCGATTTAAAGTTTCGAATTGGTATCGGCAGCCGCCAGCCATTAAAAGAAATCTATACGTCCTATCAGGATGCATTAAATGCCTTACATAATTCAGAACGAACGGTGGCTCATTGCCGTGATCTTCCGATTTTTTGCGGATATGAAGAAGATTATCCGAAAGACTTGGAAAAGGATCTATTTGATCAAGTAAAAGAGGGAAAGGAAGAAAATGCAAAGGATACTGCATTTGAATTCTTTCATTGGATGGAACAAAAGTTTAGTGACTATGAGCTGGATGTGAAGTTAAAGGCACTGGAATTTGTCTTATTGGCAGAGCATATTGCATATGAGAGCGGCGGAATGACGTATCACTTCAGAGATCGAAAGGATTATCTTCCGGATCTTCTTCAAATGACGGATCTCAATCAGCTTCGCCAATGGTTTGCCAATAAGATCGGTATTGCGGCAAGAAACGTAAAGAGCAAGAAACATGAGTACTCCAATAGTGTGGTAGAACAGGCGAAACGATATATTCAGAACAACTATCGTAAGGACCTTTCATTGGAAAGCGTTTCAAGAAAAGTAGATATGAGTTCCTATTATTTTAGCAAGTTATTTAAAGATGTTGCAGGCATGAATTTTATTGAATATGTGACGAAGATACGAATGGAAGCAGCAAAAAAGCTACTAAAGGATGATACGGTAAGTGTGAAAGAAGTGTGCTTGAAATGTGGTTATGGTGATCCGAATTACTTTAGCCGGATTTTTAAAAAGTATGTCGGTATTACACCATCAGAATTTAGGGGGGACGCTCGTGAATCAGTTAAAGAGGGTTAG
- a CDS encoding PTS system, fructose-specific IIA component, translated as MRITDLLRYESIELNGHVADKPEVLDTMVELMAKGGNIKDKEVYRKGVYAREEESTTGIGEGIAIPHCKSDAVRRPGLSAMVIKDGVDFDSLDGEPVHLVFLIAAPNTKDNVHLDVLSKLSVLLMDESFVQNLINARSVEEFLNIIDKAESAKDEVNQEKEVSYTKGSRILAVTGCPTGIAHTYMAAESLEKKAAELGCSIKVETRGSGGAKNVLTAEEIREADCIIVAADTQVPMDRFNGKHVIQCKVADGISKAEELLTRAMNMDAPTYHGGSDSSSEVESGDGDSFGHKIYKHLMNGVSHMLPFVVGGGILIALAFLIDGFSVDLNSLSADARANFGTITPIAKMLKTIGGYAFNFMLPILAGFIAMSIGDRPALAIGVVGGYIASIGKSGFLGALVAGFVAGILVIIMKKAFEVLPDALDGLKPVLLYPLFGILIMGLFMTFVVEPPIGFINTWMNNGLASMNGSSKILLGLILGGMMSVDFGGPINKAAYVFGTASIGAGNYGIMAAVMIGGMVPPCAIALATLLFKHKFTAEERKAGPTNFIMGLSFITEGAIPFAASDPLRVIPSCVIGSALAGALSMLFDCGLMAPHGGIFVFPVVTNGLFYFLSLVIGTVVSAFILGIVKKPVTNR; from the coding sequence ATGAGAATAACAGATTTATTACGTTATGAAAGTATTGAATTAAATGGTCATGTAGCAGACAAACCAGAAGTTCTCGATACAATGGTTGAGTTGATGGCAAAGGGCGGTAATATTAAAGATAAAGAAGTTTATCGCAAAGGTGTTTATGCTCGAGAAGAAGAAAGTACAACAGGAATTGGAGAAGGTATCGCAATTCCTCATTGTAAATCTGATGCAGTTAGAAGACCAGGACTTAGTGCAATGGTGATCAAAGATGGTGTAGACTTTGATTCTTTAGATGGCGAACCAGTACATTTAGTATTTTTGATCGCAGCGCCAAATACGAAAGATAATGTTCATCTTGATGTGCTCAGTAAATTATCCGTTTTACTAATGGATGAATCATTTGTTCAGAATTTGATCAATGCAAGAAGTGTTGAAGAATTCTTAAATATTATTGATAAAGCAGAATCTGCAAAAGATGAAGTAAATCAAGAAAAAGAAGTTAGTTACACGAAAGGTTCTCGAATCCTTGCAGTAACAGGATGCCCTACTGGTATCGCGCATACCTATATGGCAGCAGAGAGTTTAGAGAAGAAAGCTGCAGAACTTGGCTGTTCGATTAAAGTTGAAACAAGAGGTTCTGGTGGCGCAAAAAATGTGTTAACAGCAGAAGAAATTAGAGAAGCGGACTGCATCATCGTTGCGGCTGATACACAAGTTCCTATGGACCGTTTCAATGGCAAACATGTGATCCAATGTAAGGTGGCAGATGGTATTAGTAAAGCAGAAGAGTTACTAACTCGTGCTATGAATATGGATGCTCCAACTTACCATGGTGGAAGTGACAGCAGTTCAGAAGTCGAATCAGGAGATGGTGACAGTTTCGGTCATAAAATCTACAAGCATTTAATGAATGGTGTATCACATATGCTTCCATTCGTAGTTGGTGGCGGTATTCTAATCGCACTTGCATTCTTAATTGATGGTTTTAGCGTAGATTTAAATTCCTTGTCAGCAGATGCAAGAGCAAACTTTGGTACGATCACACCGATCGCTAAGATGTTAAAAACAATCGGTGGTTATGCATTTAACTTTATGCTCCCAATCCTGGCTGGATTTATCGCAATGAGTATTGGTGATCGTCCTGCCCTTGCAATTGGTGTTGTTGGTGGTTATATCGCATCAATCGGTAAAAGTGGTTTCCTTGGAGCGCTAGTAGCTGGTTTTGTTGCAGGTATCCTTGTTATTATCATGAAAAAAGCATTTGAAGTATTACCAGATGCCTTAGATGGTTTAAAACCAGTACTTCTTTATCCTTTATTCGGTATCTTGATCATGGGATTGTTCATGACTTTTGTTGTAGAACCACCAATCGGTTTTATTAATACTTGGATGAATAATGGTTTAGCAAGTATGAACGGTTCTAGTAAGATTCTACTTGGATTGATCCTTGGCGGTATGATGAGCGTTGACTTTGGAGGACCAATTAACAAAGCAGCTTATGTATTTGGTACAGCATCTATTGGAGCTGGTAACTATGGTATCATGGCAGCTGTTATGATCGGTGGTATGGTTCCTCCATGTGCGATCGCTTTAGCAACTTTATTATTCAAACACAAATTTACTGCTGAGGAAAGAAAAGCAGGTCCTACTAACTTTATCATGGGTCTTTCTTTCATCACAGAAGGTGCAATTCCATTTGCAGCAAGTGATCCATTACGTGTCATTCCTTCTTGTGTCATCGGTTCTGCATTAGCAGGTGCATTATCCATGTTATTTGACTGTGGATTAATGGCTCCTCATGGTGGTATCTTTGTATTCCCTGTAGTAACAAATGGTCTTTTCTACTTCCTATCATTAGTAATTGGTACTGTAGTTAGTGCTTTCATTTTAGGAATTGTAAAAAAACCAGTGACAAATAGATAG
- a CDS encoding two-component sensor histidine kinase, whose protein sequence is MQRIRFFHDLSIQVKLILAFMLTSAIIIFVNVVMYYNINLSVAKVNEVYESNLNLNHFTVSLGKVGVSVKDYLETKSSQSIDNYYRSVQEVESAMEGMNTRIIDSEALLMQKNIYHLTNHYLQIAQDAIQAKRGRNIEKYRTDYKEAKSEASVINTMVYSLNNELFKTNSKNYEALMKTLKYLETICVTLLIVVVIANFLLIYLLTKRITTPLIRLAKSANEIGAGNFNIPFIDVTSLDEVGIVSKAFNQMILSIQQYIQKVREGIEKENAHKEKELMMESHLKDARLKYLQAQINPHFLFNTLNAGAQLAMMEGADQTCTFIENMADFFRYNIKKINEDTTLEEELTLVDHYIYILNVRFSGEIHYDKRIDQQFLKVRVPSMILQPIVENAVNHGIRNIERSGKIVVSVFQKEMHLCISVKDNGVGMNQEQIDTILQMEEVKAKSDSNGIGMNNVIKRLNMYFHGENLIEIKSEGEDQGTEVILYLPILE, encoded by the coding sequence ATGCAAAGAATACGATTTTTTCATGACTTATCGATTCAGGTCAAGCTGATACTAGCTTTTATGCTAACATCTGCAATTATTATCTTTGTGAATGTAGTCATGTATTACAATATTAATTTAAGTGTTGCGAAAGTAAATGAGGTTTATGAAAGCAATCTGAATTTAAACCATTTTACCGTTTCTTTAGGCAAGGTAGGGGTTTCGGTTAAAGATTATCTAGAGACGAAAAGTTCTCAGTCAATAGATAACTATTATCGGAGTGTTCAGGAAGTGGAATCTGCCATGGAAGGAATGAATACTCGGATTATTGATAGCGAGGCTCTACTTATGCAGAAAAATATCTATCATCTGACGAATCATTATCTGCAGATCGCGCAAGATGCGATCCAAGCAAAGCGGGGACGTAATATTGAGAAATACCGAACCGATTATAAAGAGGCTAAGAGCGAAGCCAGTGTGATCAATACTATGGTCTATAGCTTGAACAATGAGCTGTTTAAGACAAACTCGAAGAATTATGAAGCGTTAATGAAGACGCTGAAATATCTGGAGACGATCTGTGTTACTTTATTGATCGTTGTAGTAATCGCAAATTTTCTATTGATCTACCTTCTGACCAAACGAATTACCACACCACTGATCCGATTAGCGAAAAGTGCAAACGAGATTGGAGCCGGTAATTTTAATATTCCATTCATTGATGTGACTTCACTGGATGAAGTAGGTATTGTATCAAAAGCATTTAATCAGATGATCTTAAGTATCCAACAGTATATCCAGAAAGTAAGAGAAGGAATAGAAAAGGAGAATGCTCATAAAGAGAAGGAATTAATGATGGAAAGCCATTTAAAAGATGCAAGGTTAAAATATCTTCAGGCACAGATTAATCCTCATTTTTTGTTTAATACATTAAATGCAGGGGCACAGCTTGCCATGATGGAAGGGGCGGATCAGACTTGTACGTTTATCGAGAATATGGCTGATTTTTTCCGTTATAACATTAAGAAAATCAATGAAGATACCACATTAGAGGAAGAACTTACCTTAGTGGATCATTATATTTATATTTTGAATGTACGTTTTTCAGGTGAAATTCATTATGATAAGAGAATCGACCAGCAGTTTCTGAAAGTGAGAGTACCAAGCATGATTCTACAGCCGATTGTAGAAAATGCGGTCAATCATGGGATTCGAAATATTGAGCGTTCTGGAAAGATCGTCGTATCTGTCTTTCAGAAAGAAATGCATTTATGTATCAGTGTGAAGGATAATGGAGTGGGGATGAACCAAGAACAGATTGATACGATATTGCAGATGGAGGAGGTTAAAGCGAAGAGCGATTCTAATGGAATTGGTATGAATAATGTGATCAAGCGACTCAATATGTATTTTCATGGAGAAAATTTAATCGAGATTAAAAGTGAAGGAGAAGACCAAGGAACCGAAGTTATTTTATATCTACCGATTTTAGAATAA